AGTGGTATCTCCCGCTGCGGCTGAAACCTTCACCGTCAAGATGGGAGCCGATAGCGGCTTGCTCCAGTTTGAGCCTGCCAATATCACCGTTCATCCTGGCGATACCGTGAAGTGGGTGAATAACAAGCTCCCTCCCCATAACATTCTGTTTGATGAGAAGCAAGTTCCCGGCGCTAGCAAAGATTTGGCCGATAAACTAAGCCACAATCAGCTAATGTTCTCTCCTGGCGAGTCCTACGAGATTACTTTCTCTAGCGACTTCCCTGCCGGAACCTACACCTATTATTGCGCTCCTCACCGGGGGGCTGGCATGGTGGGCAAGATCACGGTTGAAGGCTAGTTCCCTTCCCGTAGCTTCAACCCGTAGCTCCAAAATGTGTGGCGCTTGACGCACGTCTACACATGGCTTGCTTTAGTCAAAGTCTAGTCAAACTTGATTCAGAATTAGGGCTTGTGAGTCCAGCTTGGTTGATGGTTGTCATCGACCTTTCTTGGGGCACAAGCCTTAATTGTTCTTTAACTGTTGGAGAGAATACTCCGGCAAGTTTTGATGCACCTTAAGCAATATCGTTCGCAATAGATATTCCCCCCTGAGCGTCCCTATAGTAGAGTACTCGGTGTAAGTTAGCCGGAAAAATTCCCTGTGGTTCCCTTAAACGACGAAAATCCAACCCGAATCACCCCCTATGTCACCTACGGGTTGATTATTGCGAACGTTCTGGTCTTTTTGTATGAGATTTCGCTGTCGCAGCCAGAGCTAGAGCGGTTTCTACAAACTTGGGCAGTGGTGCCTCGCCAGCTTACGGCAAGTTTTGGAGGTGGCGCAGGGGTGGAATCTCTTACCCCGGTTCCAGAATGGGTGACGCTGTTTACCTCCCAGTTTCTCCACGGCGGCTTTTTGCACCTGGCGGGCAATATGCTCTACTTGTGGATCTTCGGTAATAACATTGAAGACAAGCTGGGGCATGGCAAGTTCTTGATTTTTTATCTGGCCTGCGGGGCGCTGGCGGCGTTGTGCCAATGGTTTGTTGCGTCGGGATCAGAGATTCCCTCGCTGGGCGCGAGTGGGGCGATCGCCGGAGTGATGGGAGCATACATCTTGAGATTTCCTAAGGCGCGAATTCTAACGCTGGTGCCCCTAGGGATTATCTTGATTCCCTTCCGAATCCCGGCACTGCTGTTCCTGGGCTTTTGGTTTGTGATGCAGGCGTTCTCTGGTCTGGCCAGCCTAAGTGTGACCACGGCGGCGGAAACGGGCGGCATTGCCTACTGGGCCCACGCGGGCGGCTTTGTTTTTGGCATGATTTTGGGGCCGCTGCTGGGGCTGTTTAGTGATGGCACTCGCGAGTTTCGTTGAGGCGCGTGTGGGTCGAGCTAGGATAGAGGGAGAAGAGGGAAGAGGGAAGAGCGAAGAACGAAGAGCGAAGAACGAAGAGGGGAGAGTGAGGTTTTTGGGGGTGCTTGGTCGCCTGATTGAAGTTCGGAGATCCGGCTATGTATTTGGAGCGGGCGATCGCTATACTGCATGAAAGTACCTTTACGAAGGTGCTGTCTTAGAATTGCGGGGGATTGGGTGACGGCAGATTCGTGGCGTACTTGGCGATTCCCGGTTTTCCTGTAGAAGAAACTAGACCATATTCTTTAGACCATACTCCTTAGACAAGTCCAGACAAGTCCTATGACCTCTTACGCAACTGCTTCTGCCAGAGCCGATTTAAGCGAACTGCGCCGACTGAAATCGCTGCTGCCGCCTGAGTTGCGGAGCTGGGTAACGATCGAAGCGTCGCCTGGAGTCAATCCGCCGCTGATCACTAGCGAGGAGATTGGCAAAGATCAGGTCGAGGTTCAAGTCGATCTGGCGAAGTGGGATGCGCTGGCGCTAGATCAGCGGAACCTGCTGTTCTGGCATGAGGTGGCCCGCATCCAAAACGACACTATTCCTAAGGATGGCTGGGAAATGGCGGCTTTGGCCATCGGCCTGGGTGGTGCGGTCGGCGAGCTGTGGGTTCAAGATGGGCTGCTGTTGCTGCTGGCGCTAGGGCTGTGCGGCGTGTCGGGCTGGCGGCTCTATGCCCGCAACAATGGCGAGAAGACGCTGCGAGAGGCAATTGAAGCGGATGAAAAGGCGATCGCCCTGGCGACGCGCTTTGGCTATTCTCTGCCCAATGCCTACAAGAGCCTAGGCAGTGCGCTCAAGATTTTGGTGGAGCAAAGCAAGAACAAAAAGGAGCGCCGTCGCTATGAACTGCGTCTAGACGCGCTGAAGAAGAGTGCTGCTAAGGCAAAAGCTCGCTCGAAGGGAGAAGCGTATTAAGGACTTGCGACGCTTGACGGCTTCAGTTTGACCCGCTTTAGGTTGACCCGTAAGAAACTTGTTAAAAAACTTGTAAAAGATGCGATCGCCTTTCATGAGTGCGATCGCATCTTTTCGCTTTCTCTGTTCGGGCAGACCTTTCTGGCAGAACTTTCTGACGTACTTAACGTCTGAGTGCTTAACGGCAGCCTTATTTTCCAGAGGCCGTTTCAGAAAGCTGGTACGCATTTTCTAGGTCTGCAATGGACTTGGCCGGAGTGCCGCCCCACATTGCCGTCAGCCAGCCCGACAGCAACGCATCCACCGAAAACAGCCCCGCACCGTTGATAGTGAAGAACAGGAACACGGCTGCATAGAGCGTCGAGAGTTCCAGGTAGGGAATGCTTAGGCCTGCCACCTTGACATGGTGATACATGGCAACCAGCATCGTCGAGAACAGACCGAGCGCAGCAGGGCGAGTGAACAGGCCCAAGGCCACCAGCGGCGATGCCAGCAGTTCGGTGTAGGCGGCAAGGTAGCTGAAGAAAATCGGGAATGGCAGCCCAATCACCTTGACATAGGCTTCTGCGAAGCTGGGAATGTCGGACAGCTTATCGAGTCCGTTATGGATCATCACCACACCAGCAATCACACGAAGCACTGTCCAGGCAAGTTGTGAGGGATAGTTCGGCGTGAGGTTTGGACGAAGGACGGCGGACAATAGCCCGGTGGCACGCTGGATTATATTCATAGGGGGTGCGACTGGAGGTAAACGAGATTAAAGCGGATACATATCTTCATTAAGTAATATAACGAAAATTAATAGTCAAGACCAGTTCCCAAATGCAAATTCTCGGTGAGATTTCCCCACCTCGAATCTGCATCTTGCATGAACTCTATTCCAATGCGGCATTGCAATGCGGCCCTACTGAACGGCAGACTGACTCAACGGCGGCCCTACTGAACGGCAGCCCTTAAGCTTCAAGCACCCAGCCCAAATTCCAGCCCTTTGGCACAGTCACGGCCCTGACGTTTTGCATCTTGTAAGGCTTTCTCGGCGCGTTGCAGCACGCTGCGGGCGTTGCGATCGCCCCTGGGATCTTGCTGCGCCACACCAAAACTAACGGTGACCGAAACCGGCCCCGCCGATGTGTCAAACGGGTGGCCATGAATCGCATTCAGCAGACGCTCGGCCACGTCTAGCGCGGCGGTCAGCGAGGTGCGCGGCAGGATAATGGCAAATTCTTCGCCGCCGTAGCGATAGGCCAGCGTGCCCTGGCGCAACTGGCGACGCAGGCGCTGAGCAAGCTGGCTCAAAATTTGGTCGCCGACGCTGTAGCCATAGGTCTCGTTAATCAGCTTGAAATAGTCGATATCGCAAATGATCAGGCTAAAGGGCGGCTGCACCGTCCACAGCGCTGGCCGACTCAATTGTTGAAGCTCCTGATCAAAGGCTTCGGCGTTGAGCAACTGCGTCAGCGAATCGCGCAGGGGCGTTTGGGGAACCATGACTTGCAGCCGCAGCGCCGCAGTTTGCCGATGGGAATCGTGGTGGTGCTGGGCGCTGGCGAGGGCGATCGCCGTATGGTCGCCCACCTGCCGCACGGTTTGCACCTCGTCCAGCGCATACCACCGGACTTTGAAGTAATCCAGCAGGCAGATGGCCCCAAAGAAATCGGACTGGATCAGGATTGGGATCAGCAGCGCAGACGTTGCGCCCATCTGTTGCAGCCAGTGTTGCAGACTGCTGGAGGAGGCATCGGGGCGCACGGTCAAGTAAGACGCTCCGCCGTCTAGGAAGGTGTCGATTACGGGCTGCCAGACCTCGCTGCGCTCCAGATGTTCTAGCGCAGGCAACACCACTTGCGATCGCTCCCAGTGAGCCACTGGCGCAACGCCTGTCGCCTGGAGCCGCATCACCAAGCAGCGATCGCCCATTAGCCCCTGTCCCAACTCAGCAGCAATTTGCTGCAAAATGTCATCTGTTTCCAAACCAGAATTCAGCAGATGGGCAATCCGGCCCATCAGGGCGATCTGTCGCTGCGATCGCTCAAACTTTTCTCGCCACAGCAGCGAACTGTATGTCAACCCAAGCTCATTGGCCAGCCGCTTGATCAAGCTAACGTCGTGAGCCGTCCAGCCCTTCAGTGGATTGACATCGGCAGAGTCTCCCAGCGGTGGGGCGATCGCAGCAGTGCTGCTCAGGTCTGCGTCTTGGGCTGGGTCAGACAGGATCGAGTCTTGGGGCGATCGCCGGACTTGCAGCAGCAGTTGCAGATTGCCGCGAGTCCCGCTGTAGGTTTCTGGGGTGAATCCATCCACATCAAACGCCTGCGCCAAAATGGGCACGATCAGGTCGCCTGTCTCTAGCTGGGTCAGCCGGGGCGCGTCGAGTTGGTCAATCAGCCATGCTGGAAAGTTCCTCGGCACATAGCAGGCGATCGCCCCCTCATCCTGCGCGGGCTGCTCAGTGTCAGAATCAGCATCACAATCGGCGGGATGAGGGGCAGCAGGCTCTACCCCAGCAGGCTGAACCTCCACATCATGGAGCATGGCCCCTGCCCCCGGTGAACCATACACGCGAGACTCACCCGGTTCGCCCTCTAGAGATGTCCACAGTAAACACTCGACATGGAAGTAGGAGGCAATCGCCTGAACGGCCCTTCGCAGCAGCAAATCGGTGGGGCTTGGGGGAGCGATCGCCCGCTCCTCAATGCTGACCAGTTGTTTTAAGGGTTTCACTTTTTCACCAAACGGCCTGCGCCGCTCAAAGCGCAGAGGACAGAAAAAACGCCCAAACTCAAACCCGAAACCTCAAACTGCGCTCAAACACTCGCTCAAAAGTCCACTGAGCTAGATACCTGGCTAATCGCAAACCTAGAACCGACATAGCAATCGCTTGCCATAGCAGCCTAGCCCCAATCGCAACCCTCTAACATCCTCCAATGAGAGGGTATCAGTATCCTCCCAAGGGATACACGCCTGTAAGTAAAGCTAAATGCGCTGTTCCAACTATTCGTCTTTGAGCGTCGGATCTTGTTTGCTCTTTGGTTTCATATTGTTTAGCGAAACGGCCGCCGCTTGCGACAAAATTTTGTGAATTTCATCTGGTGTGAGATCACGCGGCGGCGGCGCAGATTTTTGCGGATGTGCGGCGGTCTGGCGCGGCTTGTCCGACCAGCCACATTTCATGCAAACTTGACGACCCGAGGACTTCAGCGGCGGCCCCAACCGATGCTGGCATTTTGGGCAATTGTCGAGTGGCATAGGCAATTGGCAACAAATCAACGAAACACGTCAGTCAGAGCAACCAGGTTAACGGCAAGGTCAAACCATCCTGTCCCCTCCGTCTGCTAAGACTATCCTTGCTTAAATCATAGAATAGCCTCCCGACGCGGCAGGCTGCTTGAAATTTAGAATGCCCCAATACCCCATAACCCACTGCCCCCATAAAACCCATAAAAGGAGAAGGCTCGTCTCAGTTGGCTAGGAGCCGCAAGACGAGCCTCACACTTGTAGTTTTCACACGGATCTCAAAACAATTGAATAGTTAGGATTGATCTTGGGATTCGTTCTTGGGATTCGTTCTTGGGATTCGTTCTTGGGATTCGCTGTTGAACACACCTGCTGAGGATTGCGTTTGAGAAAGGATTGAGAGAACGCCGTTTCGCCTTCTCTCAGTTCACCTTCTCTCAGGCAAGCTTTGGGCAAGCCTTGCTCAATCAACCCAGAGAACTTATTGCTCGGCGCTGCCTACCAATTCCAGGCTGTCGGGATCTACGTAGTGACAAGTCGCGTCATCCACGCAGATCAGTGCCCAACCCGATTGGTCAATCCCCATGAACTTGTATTGACCTTCCTGGATGAAAAAGCCCTTGTGATTGCGAGTATCCGGCTTTACTTCGACATTGTCATGCGACATAGCTGCCAACTCCTTGAATATGAATATGCTTTGTAGGCGATAAGTCATAGCCGAAACTTATCACCGATTTCATGAAATCTTATCATCCGTCTTGCTGAATCATAGTTAAAAGTCTTGAGGAAAGATTGCGTCTTCTAAATAATTAAATGATTGTGTAAGTGCCCCAATCCAAAACAGCAAAACCTCCATTCTCTATCGGGTTGAGCAATATTAACCCGGCAGAAAATGGAGGCAGTACAGCAGTTCAAACTATTAAGCGTTGTAACTCAGCCCTCGAACAACCACGACTGGACGCGCTTTAGGCTCTTCCATTCGGGGCGGCGGCTTAACCCTTCTTTAAAGTTGCCTTCGACTTCTTCTTTGAGTTCGGGGGCGATCGCCACGATTTGCCCTGCGATTTCCACATGCTCTCGCACGCCCTTGCTGGCGGTTTCCAGCATGGCGATCGCCAGATTAACTCGCGCCTGTGGGTCTTGGGGGTTTAGCTTGACGGCTTTTTGAGCAGCCTTCTGGGCAGGCGTGGGCTTGCTGTCCAGCAGGTATAGCCACGAGAGGCAGGTCCAAGCGGCGCTACTCTTGGGCGAGCGATCGCACACTTCCTTAAACAGCGGAATCAGAGCTTCTGGGCTTTCACCGGCCTGATAGCGCTGCACCCCCTGCTCAAACAATTCTTCGACGGTCAGTTCGGTCATGGTTCAACGGATAGTTTCTAAGCAGATGGACACAAATAAACATAAAACAAAAGCCCTGAGTCACCCACGCAGCGGGCAGCGCAGGGCTTAAGATCTGGTCTTTTTGGACTAACTACTTAGGAGAACGACTTCCCACAGCCGCAGGTTTGATTGGCGTTGGGATTGGTGAACTGGAAGCCGCCGCCAATCATCGCGTCGCTATAGTCCAGCACCAGTCCGTAGAGATACAGCATACTCTTGGGGTCGCAAACGACCTTAAACCCGTCATAGTCAAACACTTCGTCGGTGGGCTGGATGTTGTTGGGATCTTCAAAATCCATCATGTAGGACATGCCAGAGCAGCCGCCCTGACGCACGCCCACCCGCAGACAAAGATCCTTGCCCTGCTTTTCGCGCAGTTGCAGCACATGCTGAAGCGCTGCGTCGGTCATCAAGATACCGCGCTGTTGGGATTGTGGTGCTTGAGTGGTCATGGGCTTGAAGCTCTCCTTGGCGGGGTAAGTGAACTGCTCAAACGTTTCCAGAAAGACTTGAGGAAAGACACGCAAACGGCTCACAGGTGGGTTTTAGCGCTGCGAGCGTGAATTTATGCTAACAAAACCTGGGTTCTTCGGTCTGCCGAATCATCTAGGATTAGTATCATTTAGCATCTAGATATGCTGCATATGCCGTTGAGCAGGCTTTCAATAGCCAAGTTCTCAAAGACGGTGTATTCAGTTTGCAGAATCGCTTTATCTACCCAGCCCCACTGGGCTTGCTCTGGTTAGACTATGACACCATTGACTCCATCCACTCGGCGACGGCTGCAAAAATTGCCCCAGCTTTCTAGCGTGTGGGAGGGCGATCGCCGGACGCTGATGCCAGAGATTGCCGAAACCCTTGATGCCGACGATATGCAAGGGGACTGCATTCTTTGGGTGGATGGGGTGGAAGAAGTCGTGCGGGCAATGGATGTTGTCCCCAACGAAACTGGCTCGGAAGCCATCGTGCGAACCCTGCTGCGAGCGATGGAAAATCCCCACAGCGGTAGCGCTCGACCCGGAAGACCCCAGCGCATTTTGGTGCGCGATCGCGAGCTTCAGTTTTTTCTGCGCGGCGTGCTGCAAGGCCTAGATATCGCCGTGGAATATGTCGCTGAGTTGCCGATTATCGACGAAATCTTCTACGGCTTGCAGGATGCCGCCCGCCAGCGCCCGCCGTCGCTGCCCCCGGACTATGCCCGTGCTGTGCTAAGAGCAGCAGCAGAAATCTGGCAGGATGCCCCGTGGGAAAACCTAGATGAGGAGAAGATTTTTGCGGTCGAGCTAAACTACGGCGATGTGGGCGCGCTCTACATTTCCATCTTGGGGCTGATGGGCATGGAGTTTGGCGTGTTGATGTATCGCTCTATTGAATCGCTCAAACAGTTTCGCCAGCAGGTGCTTGCTGCCGAAGATTCGCCCCGAGACTTGCAGCAGGCCTTTTTGCAGCAGGACTGCCTTTTTCTAACCTTTGACCCAACAGACGAGGATTTTTTGGACAACGGGGATGACCCCGAGTTGCACCCGGAAGAGCTGGCAGAGTTGCGCCTGGAAGCGTTGGGGGAGATGAGCGAAATGATTCCGACCTTCGGCAATCTGCACCCGCTGGAGGGAATGCGGTCGGTGCTGTACGACGAAGAGGCGATCGCCGTTTTGCTCACCCTCCAAGCACTCCACAAGTTTTTTGGGCAGCACCTCGATCGACTCAGCCCAGAAACCTTTCCGGCGTTGACCAAGAGCTATCGTCTGCCCGATCCCAAAAATCCCAAAGCAAAAGTATCCGTCAAAGTGTCTACCTTGCCCGATCTAGCCGCAGAACTGGCGGAAATGTCGGGCAGTGACCCTTCCGACTATATGAACTATCTCAACTCGCTAGGGGTCTTGGAGGATGATTCGGAGCCAGTGCCCATCTTGCTAGACGACCTAGTGCCCAAAGATGCGATGTACAGTCTGGGGGCAATCCCAACTACGCTGATTGAAACCCTGCGCCTGAGGGTGTCCCATCACCAGCCTGGCCCCGCCCCACTCCCTGCCAAAGCCAGCGAGTTTCCCGTTATCATGATCCAAACTTCGCGCCCCAAGGCAAATGAACTGCTGGCGGAAATTCAAGCGTTTGGCGGCGTGAAAGGCATTTCCTTCAACCCTGGCGAAGACCCCTCCAGCCAGAGCCGCTACGACCTCGCCATTTTGCACACCAACGACGGCAAGATGCATTTGCTGGGCGAGTTTCGCGATAGAGACCCGGTTCACCTCGCAGCGCGGCGCAAGTGGGATCAGCGCTGCAAAAAGACCAAGGGACAGTGTGGGCTGGTCGTGGCAATGGGGCTGACAGGCAAGTCTCGCGGCAACCCGGCTTTGCAACACATGCTGGGCTTTTTTGAAGCGCGATCGCTCTCCTCCGAAGAAGTTGGGCTGGGGACGCTCCAGCTTCTACCAGGACCATTTGACGAGCTTTAGCCCACGCAACCCTACCCAAGCCCGCCAAACTTTAGCCCGCCAAGTCTGTGGCTCAACAGGAGCAGGACTTACGCACTTGCGATAGGTTTTCTGGGTTTTGGACGATTTTTTGCGGGCTGTGCCCGCAAAAAATCGTCCAACTGCGTCAGTCCTAAGGAGATCAACAGGCTTGACAGGCGTGCCCCTGTTGCCCCTAAATGTCCACCTGTGGATGGGGGCATCGCCTCGGAATCCCTTCTGCCTAAAGAACTGTAACAGTTCCTCAAGAATTTGATTCGGGGGTTCAAACCCAGTGATAGGATGCGTAAAAACTGTTCAGGGAAATACTTTTCATGACAGAGACGCTTACTGGACAAACGCCCAAATTCGGCGGCAGCACCGGCGGCCTGCTGAGCAAAGCTGATACTGAAGAAAAATACGCCATCACGTGGACCAGCCCCAAAGAGCAGGTCTTTGAAATGCCCACGGGCGGCGCGGCCATTATGAACCAGGGTGAAAACCTGCTCTATCTGGCCCGCAAGGAGCAGTGCCTCGCGCTAGGTGGACAACTTCGCACGAAGTTCAAGCCCAGGATCGAGGACTACAAGATCTATCGTGTTTATCCCAACGGTGAGATCCAGTACCTCCATCCGGCCGATGGTGTGTTCCCCGAAAAGGTGAACCAAGGCCGCCAGCAGGTGGGTACGGTGATGCGGAACATTGGCAGCAACCCCGACCCTGCCACGGTCAAGTTCAGCGGACGGAATACCTTCGATCCCTAGGCGATCGCCCTTGGTCTGTCCTCATTTCTGGTCTAAACTTCTTGGTTTAATTTCTGTCTAATCTCTATAGGTTTTCGCGACGGGGCAGGCTCAGGTCTGCCCTCTTTTTTTGCGGGTTTCCTCTTAGAATGGGGGGTCAGAGGTTAGGGAGTGGTCGGCAGGGGGAAGTTCCGCCTTCACCCCCATACTTGCCCTCTCACCGGCTTCTAATCTCCTCACCCAACCCCTTATCACTCCTTTCCCAATGATCCTCCCTGATTTTCAGCACTTCACCGAACTCGCCGCTCAGGGCAACTTTGTCCCGGTGTATCAGGAGTGGGTCGCCGATCTGGATACGCCCGTGTCGGCGTGGTTTAAGGTGTGTGCGGGGCAGCCCTACAGCTTCTTGCTAGAGTCGGTGGAAGGGGGCGATCGCGTCGGGCGCTATAGCTTTGTGGGCTGCGACCCGCAGTGGGTGCTGGAGGCGCGGGGGTCTCGTACTGTGCAAACCCATCGAGATGGCGCTCAGGTTGTCTTTGAGGGCGATCCGTTTGAAGCGCTGTCGGCCTGTCTGGAACCCTATCACCCAGTGACGCTGCCGCAGCTTCCGCCGGGCATTGGCGGGTTGTTTGGCTTTTGGGGCTACGAGCTAATCCACTGGATCGAGCCACGGGTGCCTGTGTTTGCTGCCCAGGAAGACGACACGCCGGACGGGCTGTGGATGCAGATCGATCACCTGCTGGTGTTTGACCAAGTGCAGCGCAAGATTTGGGCGATCGCCTATGCCGATTTGCGCGACCCGGCCACTGATTTGCAAGCGGCCTATGAGCAGGCGGGCGATCGCGTCCGGCAGATGGTAGAAAAGCTGCAACTGCCGCTGGCAGGCAAAGACACGATTTTGGAATGGACCCCACCGAGAAAAGACGCTGGCGCAAAGGCAGACGCAGGATCTTTGCCGCCCGACTACCGCAGCAACACGACGAAGGAGCAATTCTGCGCCAATGTGGTCAAAGCAAAGGACTACATCCGCGCGGGAGACATCTTCCAGGTGGTGATTTCCCAGCGGCTTTCGACGCAGTATCGTGGCGATTCCTTCTCGCTCTATCGCTCGCTGCGGCTGATCAACCCTTCGCCCTACATGGCCTATTTCCACTTCCCCACCTGGCAAATTATTGGTTCTAGCCCAGAGGTCATGGTGAAGGCAGAAAACGGCGAGGGTGGAAGAATTGCCACGGTGCGCCCCATCGCAGGAACCCGGCCGCGCGGCAAAACTCCCGCCGAAGATCATGCGTTTGCCGAAGATCTGCTGCAAGACCCGAAGGAAATTGCCGAACACGTCATGCTAGTAGACCTGGGGCGCAACGATCTGGGGCGCGTGTGCAGTAGCGGCACAGTGCGCGTGGATGAACTCATGGTGATCGAGCGCTATTCCCACGTCATGCATATCGTCAGCAACGTGGTAGGCTGCCTCGCGCCCGGAAAAACCGCGTGGGAACTGCTGAAGGCTTGCTTTCCGGCGGGCACCGTCAGCGGCGCACCCAAGATTCGCGCAATGGAAATTATCCATGAACTGGAGGGCAACCGTCGCGGGGTCTACTCCGGAGCCTACGGCTATTATGACTTTGAGGGGCAACTGAATACGGCGATCGCCATCCGCACAATGGTTGTTCGCAATCAGCCCGACGGCTCCTCGACCGTCAGCGTGCAGGCAGGCGCAGGCCTCGTCGCCGACTCTGACCCCGAAAAGGAATATCAAGAAACCCTGAACAAGGCGCGGGGAATGCTAGAGGCAATCCGCTGCTTGCGACAGGGCTAGGCAATCGAGATTGGGTCAGTCCTGCTAGTTAATCCCTTGCGCCTGGGTGCTGATGGGTTCAGCAACAGGGGCGGCCAAGGGTGTGGGCAGCGCGACGGGCTGCGCGGTGGCGGGGGCAAGCTGTTTGGCGGCTTGCTGCACCAGGGTTTGCAAAAAGTCCGTGCGCTGGTTGTTTTGAAACACGGCCTTGATGGCCTGAATCAGGCGATCGCGCTTCAGGGCAAATTCGCCCGCCGGGGCCGCCGTGGAACTTTGCTCTTCAAAGTAGGCGACTAAGCTGAGGCCAGCGACGCGGGTCAGATACGCCGCACTCACGCCTTGCAGCGCCCCGCCTACAGCAAAGGTGGCCAGATGGCTCTTCAGCAGGGGGGCGATCGCCTGGGTAGACACTTCTACCAGCCCTAGCTTCAGCATCACTTCGGCCATCGTGGTGGCGATCGCCTTCGCCTGCTCTGCCGAAAACGCCTGCTGATAGACCTTGCCCAAGTCCATCACCATCTGTGCGTTAATCGCGCCCGTTGCCAGCAAATCTAGGCTGGGCATCGGCGTGGCAAAGGCGGCCGCGCCCGCAATCCACTGTGCCTGTTCGATCAAGGGCATCGCGCGATCGCGGCGCAACTGGTTCAGCGCTGCCAAAATCTCGGCCTTCAGCGCAGCGGCGCAACGCAGAACCGTGTTCAGCACCAACTGCGGCCCCGCCACTGAGACGATTCCCGTCAGCCGCTCAGTCAGCGCGGAGACATCGGGCGCAGGCTGCTCTAGCGTTTCCTGAATCGTGCCGTCGGCCTGGTGCTGACGCACTTTTAATGGTGCAGGCGCAGCGGTAATGGCAACCACTTCCTGCACCGGAACCTGCCCCAGCAGCCGCTCCCGAATTTGCTGGAGAATCAGCGGGCGATCGCCCGGTAGGTATTGATCCTGCTTGTTAAACGCCAGCACGATGCGCTGCTGCTGGCGCGACAGTTCCTTCAATACTTGAAATTCTGAATCCGTGATGTCGCCTGCTGTGACGAAGACCACCAGATCGGCCGCCGCAGCCAGGGCAACCTCTGATGCGGCATCTAGCTCATCAAACAGCGCGGGCGTATCGGTCAGCGTCACCGTTTGGGGCATATTGGGCAGCCAGTCGGCAGTGAGGCGCTCGGCAAGCGTGGTTTTGCCAACGGACTTGCCGCCGATCAGGGCAACATTCAGCGCGTCACGGTCTAGCTCGGTTTTGAGGAGGGCGAGGCGATCGCGCCAGTGTTGCGGAGCAATATCGCGCGGACCGGGTTGTAGCGACAGCGCAACGGTGCTGTCGGTCGGGCTGCTAGAGGTCGTTGCCGATTCTCGCTCTAGCTGATCCAGCA
The Thermoleptolyngbya sichuanensis A183 DNA segment above includes these coding regions:
- a CDS encoding DoxX family protein — protein: MNIIQRATGLLSAVLRPNLTPNYPSQLAWTVLRVIAGVVMIHNGLDKLSDIPSFAEAYVKVIGLPFPIFFSYLAAYTELLASPLVALGLFTRPAALGLFSTMLVAMYHHVKVAGLSIPYLELSTLYAAVFLFFTINGAGLFSVDALLSGWLTAMWGGTPAKSIADLENAYQLSETASGK
- a CDS encoding DUF3318 domain-containing protein; protein product: MTSYATASARADLSELRRLKSLLPPELRSWVTIEASPGVNPPLITSEEIGKDQVEVQVDLAKWDALALDQRNLLFWHEVARIQNDTIPKDGWEMAALAIGLGGAVGELWVQDGLLLLLALGLCGVSGWRLYARNNGEKTLREAIEADEKAIALATRFGYSLPNAYKSLGSALKILVEQSKNKKERRRYELRLDALKKSAAKAKARSKGEAY
- a CDS encoding DUF6930 domain-containing protein, which translates into the protein MTPLTPSTRRRLQKLPQLSSVWEGDRRTLMPEIAETLDADDMQGDCILWVDGVEEVVRAMDVVPNETGSEAIVRTLLRAMENPHSGSARPGRPQRILVRDRELQFFLRGVLQGLDIAVEYVAELPIIDEIFYGLQDAARQRPPSLPPDYARAVLRAAAEIWQDAPWENLDEEKIFAVELNYGDVGALYISILGLMGMEFGVLMYRSIESLKQFRQQVLAAEDSPRDLQQAFLQQDCLFLTFDPTDEDFLDNGDDPELHPEELAELRLEALGEMSEMIPTFGNLHPLEGMRSVLYDEEAIAVLLTLQALHKFFGQHLDRLSPETFPALTKSYRLPDPKNPKAKVSVKVSTLPDLAAELAEMSGSDPSDYMNYLNSLGVLEDDSEPVPILLDDLVPKDAMYSLGAIPTTLIETLRLRVSHHQPGPAPLPAKASEFPVIMIQTSRPKANELLAEIQAFGGVKGISFNPGEDPSSQSRYDLAILHTNDGKMHLLGEFRDRDPVHLAARRKWDQRCKKTKGQCGLVVAMGLTGKSRGNPALQHMLGFFEARSLSSEEVGLGTLQLLPGPFDEL
- a CDS encoding HesB/IscA family protein, translated to MTTQAPQSQQRGILMTDAALQHVLQLREKQGKDLCLRVGVRQGGCSGMSYMMDFEDPNNIQPTDEVFDYDGFKVVCDPKSMLYLYGLVLDYSDAMIGGGFQFTNPNANQTCGCGKSFS
- a CDS encoding GGDEF domain-containing protein; amino-acid sequence: MKPLKQLVSIEERAIAPPSPTDLLLRRAVQAIASYFHVECLLWTSLEGEPGESRVYGSPGAGAMLHDVEVQPAGVEPAAPHPADCDADSDTEQPAQDEGAIACYVPRNFPAWLIDQLDAPRLTQLETGDLIVPILAQAFDVDGFTPETYSGTRGNLQLLLQVRRSPQDSILSDPAQDADLSSTAAIAPPLGDSADVNPLKGWTAHDVSLIKRLANELGLTYSSLLWREKFERSQRQIALMGRIAHLLNSGLETDDILQQIAAELGQGLMGDRCLVMRLQATGVAPVAHWERSQVVLPALEHLERSEVWQPVIDTFLDGGASYLTVRPDASSSSLQHWLQQMGATSALLIPILIQSDFFGAICLLDYFKVRWYALDEVQTVRQVGDHTAIALASAQHHHDSHRQTAALRLQVMVPQTPLRDSLTQLLNAEAFDQELQQLSRPALWTVQPPFSLIICDIDYFKLINETYGYSVGDQILSQLAQRLRRQLRQGTLAYRYGGEEFAIILPRTSLTAALDVAERLLNAIHGHPFDTSAGPVSVTVSFGVAQQDPRGDRNARSVLQRAEKALQDAKRQGRDCAKGLEFGLGA
- the petE gene encoding plastocyanin — protein: MKLIAQISRSLSLALFALVLMVGSFVAVVSPAAAETFTVKMGADSGLLQFEPANITVHPGDTVKWVNNKLPPHNILFDEKQVPGASKDLADKLSHNQLMFSPGESYEITFSSDFPAGTYTYYCAPHRGAGMVGKITVEG
- a CDS encoding rhomboid family intramembrane serine protease, which translates into the protein MVPLNDENPTRITPYVTYGLIIANVLVFLYEISLSQPELERFLQTWAVVPRQLTASFGGGAGVESLTPVPEWVTLFTSQFLHGGFLHLAGNMLYLWIFGNNIEDKLGHGKFLIFYLACGALAALCQWFVASGSEIPSLGASGAIAGVMGAYILRFPKARILTLVPLGIILIPFRIPALLFLGFWFVMQAFSGLASLSVTTAAETGGIAYWAHAGGFVFGMILGPLLGLFSDGTREFR
- a CDS encoding tetratricopeptide repeat protein; protein product: MTELTVEELFEQGVQRYQAGESPEALIPLFKEVCDRSPKSSAAWTCLSWLYLLDSKPTPAQKAAQKAVKLNPQDPQARVNLAIAMLETASKGVREHVEIAGQIVAIAPELKEEVEGNFKEGLSRRPEWKSLKRVQSWLFEG